The Streptomyces sp. Je 1-332 genome has a window encoding:
- a CDS encoding acyl-CoA thioesterase, producing the protein MAEPFSVSISVRGYETDSQGHLNQAVYLQYAEHARWSVLRAAGIEQADLLAKGVGPVALENTIRYFSELRAGDEVEVTCEFIWGERKTFRIEQSIRKADGTKAAELHSIGGLLDLSARQMVTDPREYFRALADDPAVIGL; encoded by the coding sequence GTGGCGGAGCCGTTTTCCGTGAGCATCAGCGTCCGTGGGTACGAGACGGACTCGCAGGGCCACCTGAACCAAGCCGTCTATCTGCAGTACGCCGAGCACGCACGCTGGTCGGTGCTGCGCGCGGCGGGCATCGAGCAGGCCGATCTGCTCGCCAAGGGGGTCGGCCCCGTCGCCCTGGAGAACACCATCCGCTACTTCAGCGAGCTACGCGCGGGTGACGAGGTGGAGGTGACCTGTGAGTTCATCTGGGGCGAGCGCAAGACGTTCCGTATCGAGCAGTCGATCCGCAAGGCGGACGGCACCAAGGCCGCCGAACTGCACTCCATCGGCGGCCTCCTGGACCTGAGTGCACGCCAGATGGTGACCGACCCGCGCGAGTACTTCAGGGCGCTGGCGGACGATCCGGCCGTGATCGGACTCTGA